In a genomic window of Helianthus annuus cultivar XRQ/B chromosome 10, HanXRQr2.0-SUNRISE, whole genome shotgun sequence:
- the LOC110885324 gene encoding uncharacterized protein LOC110885324 isoform X1 translates to MDETVINAEEVRKEDEEVYEIIEAPKFVDFTKPYAFRTDDDRYWFCSRVGCDQKHEEEINHEEISKHFVFRVLAARSPNIKLTKTLYNEHSRIKCPLSAPAKPSKPKIPKLATNASLISHKNDDPKSKSRQVASKYMTPPSNKMNQPNHNSFLSVDDPQNKSGPRSKVGSAPVIRSRQVASRYMTTPRNKMSQPKHNSFLSVPNSKATDVDGPKSGTVAKGLVFRSPKKAITLEKSVELHTPVTKICEGTKRLEILTGSRSKPKKPEPEDSSRKLKIRKSEMNDLWNIEDKENTESPEDLSNVGGKENALNAQDNNRSNNQLFGNKIVSNEIQKKNKIVQTAGPAVIKCKKPKPTNIKPFRLRTDERGVLKEEKKFHFTVPEKEVAKDTCVKKQTYRVAKNEKSNTVLRRPESSQQRSSASLRTRSPRCQQLGVIENSSKLTSDVKVAGNKTRGVSATRSTSRGKPTVTVAKEPNFHTSHLPRTCSKTIA, encoded by the exons GTTGTGACCAAAAGCACGAGGAGGAAATAAACCACGAAGAGAtctcaaaacactttgtttttagg GTCCTGGCAGCAAGAAGTCCCAACATCAAGCTTACGAAAACACTATATAACGAACACTCCAG aaTAAAATGTCCACTTTCAGCGCCTGCAAAACCATCCAAGCCCAAGATACCGAAGTTAGCCACAAATGCTTCGTTAATTTCTCATAAGAATGATGACCCGAAAAGCAAATCGAGACAAGTTGCTTCCAAATATATGACACCACCAAGTAACAAAATGAATCAACCCAATCACAACTCGTTTCTAAGCGTTGATGACCCGCAAAACAAAAGTGGACCCCGTTCAAAAGTTGGTTCCGCCCCAGTGATCAGATCGAGGCAAGTTGCTTCCAGATATATGACAACACCGAGGAACAAAATGAGTCAACCCAAACACAACTCGTTTCTGAGTGTTCCGAATTCAAAGGCAACCGATGTTGATGGGCCTAAAAGTGGAACGGTAGCAAAGGGTCTCGTTTTTCGCTCTCCGAAGAAGGCCATAACTCTCGAAAAGTCTGTTGAATTGCATACACCCGTAACAAAGATATGTGAAGGAACAAAGAGGCTTGAGATATTAACGGGTAGCAGAAGCAAGCCCAAGAAACCAGAACCTGAAGATTCCTCAAGAAAGTTAAAGATTCGCAAGAGTGAAATGAACGATTTGTGGAATATAGAAGATAAAGAGAATACAGAAAGTCCTGAAGATCTTTCAAATGTTGGTGGTAAAGAAAACGCTTTGAATGCTCAAGATAATAACAG ATCAAACAACCAGCTATTTGGTAATAAGATTGTCAGCAATGAGATACAAAAAAAGAACAAG ATTGTTCAAACTGCTGGTCCTGCGGTTATAAAATGCAAAAAACCGAAGCCCACAAACATCAAACCGTTCAGGCTAAGAACTGAT GAAAGAGGGGTTCTTAAAGAGGAGAAGAAGTTTCATTTTACCGTTCCTGAAAAAGAGGTCGCAAAAGATACATGTGTGAAAAAGCAGACATATAGGGTTGCG AAAAATGAAAAGTCTAATACTGTACTTAGACGACCAGAATCATCACAGCAAAGATCCAGTGCCAGCTTAAGGACAAGATCTCCAAG ATGCCAGCAACTCGGTGTAATAGAGAACTCTTCTAAATTGACTAGCGATGTAAAGGTGGCGGGGAACAAAACTAGAGGAGTTTCTGCAACAAGATCCACATCAAGAGGAAAACCGACTGTGACCGTTGCTAAAGAACCAAACTTTCACACCTCACATTTGCCGAGGACTTGCTCAAAGACAATTGCTTAA
- the LOC110885324 gene encoding uncharacterized protein LOC110885324 isoform X2, whose product MDETVINAEEVRKEDEEVFERIEAPKFVDFTKPYAFRTDDDRYWFCSRVGCDQKHEEEINHEEISKHFVFRVLAARSPNIKLTKTLYNEHSRIKCPLSAPAKPSKPKIPKLATNASLISHKNDDPKSKSRQVASKYMTPPSNKMNQPNHNSFLSVDDPQNKSGPRSKVGSAPVIRSRQVASRYMTTPRNKMSQPKHNSFLSVPNSKATDVDGPKSGTVAKGLVFRSPKKAITLEKSVELHTPVTKICEGTKRLEILTGSRSKPKKPEPEDSSRKLKIRKSEMNDLWNIEDKENTESPEDLSNVGGKENALNAQDNNRSNNQLFGNKIVSNEIQKKNKIVQTAGPAVIKCKKPKPTNIKPFRLRTDERGVLKEEKKFHFTVPEKEVAKDTCVKKQTYRVAKNEKSNTVLRRPESSQQRSSASLRTRSPRCQQLGVIENSSKLTSDVKVAGNKTRGVSATRSTSRGKPTVTVAKEPNFHTSHLPRTCSKTIA is encoded by the exons atggatgaaacAGTTATTAATGCAGAAGAAGTTAGGAAGGAAGATGAGGAAGTTTTTGAGAGAATTGAAGCTCCTAAGTTTGTCGATTTCACTAAACCCTACGCCTTTCGCACCGATGATGATCGCTACTGGTTTTGCTCCCGCGTTG GTTGTGACCAAAAGCACGAGGAGGAAATAAACCACGAAGAGAtctcaaaacactttgtttttagg GTCCTGGCAGCAAGAAGTCCCAACATCAAGCTTACGAAAACACTATATAACGAACACTCCAG aaTAAAATGTCCACTTTCAGCGCCTGCAAAACCATCCAAGCCCAAGATACCGAAGTTAGCCACAAATGCTTCGTTAATTTCTCATAAGAATGATGACCCGAAAAGCAAATCGAGACAAGTTGCTTCCAAATATATGACACCACCAAGTAACAAAATGAATCAACCCAATCACAACTCGTTTCTAAGCGTTGATGACCCGCAAAACAAAAGTGGACCCCGTTCAAAAGTTGGTTCCGCCCCAGTGATCAGATCGAGGCAAGTTGCTTCCAGATATATGACAACACCGAGGAACAAAATGAGTCAACCCAAACACAACTCGTTTCTGAGTGTTCCGAATTCAAAGGCAACCGATGTTGATGGGCCTAAAAGTGGAACGGTAGCAAAGGGTCTCGTTTTTCGCTCTCCGAAGAAGGCCATAACTCTCGAAAAGTCTGTTGAATTGCATACACCCGTAACAAAGATATGTGAAGGAACAAAGAGGCTTGAGATATTAACGGGTAGCAGAAGCAAGCCCAAGAAACCAGAACCTGAAGATTCCTCAAGAAAGTTAAAGATTCGCAAGAGTGAAATGAACGATTTGTGGAATATAGAAGATAAAGAGAATACAGAAAGTCCTGAAGATCTTTCAAATGTTGGTGGTAAAGAAAACGCTTTGAATGCTCAAGATAATAACAG ATCAAACAACCAGCTATTTGGTAATAAGATTGTCAGCAATGAGATACAAAAAAAGAACAAG ATTGTTCAAACTGCTGGTCCTGCGGTTATAAAATGCAAAAAACCGAAGCCCACAAACATCAAACCGTTCAGGCTAAGAACTGAT GAAAGAGGGGTTCTTAAAGAGGAGAAGAAGTTTCATTTTACCGTTCCTGAAAAAGAGGTCGCAAAAGATACATGTGTGAAAAAGCAGACATATAGGGTTGCG AAAAATGAAAAGTCTAATACTGTACTTAGACGACCAGAATCATCACAGCAAAGATCCAGTGCCAGCTTAAGGACAAGATCTCCAAG ATGCCAGCAACTCGGTGTAATAGAGAACTCTTCTAAATTGACTAGCGATGTAAAGGTGGCGGGGAACAAAACTAGAGGAGTTTCTGCAACAAGATCCACATCAAGAGGAAAACCGACTGTGACCGTTGCTAAAGAACCAAACTTTCACACCTCACATTTGCCGAGGACTTGCTCAAAGACAATTGCTTAA